One window from the genome of Oceanisphaera sp. IT1-181 encodes:
- a CDS encoding sarcosine oxidase subunit gamma, with the protein MSNITAIMAEADTAVRVESPLYHANLPALAKKNQQGEVVLREKALLGHLVLRGNASNELFAKTVSKVLGVALPTTACGSTENNQVLVQWLAPDEWLIITESGKEEQVQAQLREQLCGHYSLVDVSGGQTVLAISGPKAEMVLRKSCHYDVHPSSLPTGKCVGTTFAKTTVLLRRTGADSFEMVVRRSFSDYVWMWLQDASREYGLVIEK; encoded by the coding sequence ATGTCTAACATCACTGCAATTATGGCTGAAGCCGACACGGCAGTACGAGTGGAATCTCCGCTTTATCACGCTAACCTGCCGGCGCTTGCCAAAAAAAATCAGCAAGGTGAAGTGGTGCTACGCGAAAAGGCGCTGCTGGGTCATCTGGTATTACGTGGTAATGCAAGCAACGAGTTGTTTGCCAAGACTGTGTCTAAGGTCTTGGGAGTGGCTTTGCCGACCACGGCCTGTGGCTCGACAGAAAACAATCAGGTGTTGGTGCAATGGCTAGCACCGGACGAGTGGTTAATTATTACCGAAAGCGGCAAAGAAGAGCAGGTGCAAGCTCAGTTGCGCGAGCAATTATGCGGTCATTACTCTTTGGTTGATGTGAGCGGTGGTCAGACGGTATTAGCGATATCTGGCCCTAAAGCCGAGATGGTACTTCGCAAGTCGTGCCATTACGATGTGCACCCCTCCAGCTTGCCTACCGGCAAGTGTGTGGGCACCACCTTTGCCAAGACCACTGTGCTGTTGCGCCGCACCGGCGCCGACAGTTTCGAGATGGTAGTGCGTCGCAGCTTCTCCGACTATGTCTGGATGTGGTTGCAAGATGCCAGTCGCGAATACGGCCTGGTCATTGAAAAGTAA
- a CDS encoding sarcosine oxidase subunit alpha family protein, translating to MSQPHRLQGKGRVDHGKTLSFIFNGKRYQGLSGDTIASALLANGVDVVGRSFKYSRPRGIMAAGAEEPNCILQVGCSEATMIPNIRGTQAELYDGLTATSTNGWPNVDKDIMGVMGKLGGSMMPPGFYYKTFMYPQSMWPKYEHLIRKAAGLGRVPKANDPDTYDKLNHHCDLLVAGGGAAGLAAALAAGRRGARVILVDEQNEFGGHLLHSTQPINGQAPQLWVQAVVKELQALPDVTLLPRSTVAGYYDHNFLTVLERRTDHLGERVSDKTRQRLHRIRAKQVLLATGAHERPLVYGNNDLPGTYVASALSTYVNRYGVTPGQRLVLMTCNDYGYQAAIDWLDAGREVVAVIDSRPQPSGMRYLALKARGVKIYTGHGLIEAVGKKRVTAAKVAKLSSDASQVTGKAETLACDIIATSGGWSPVVHLSAHTGSRPVWNDDIIGFVPGETVQKQLLAGGVQGSYQLSTVLAEGLAAGKAAAEATGYGEISADVVDADIVTEDPKEDAAQALFMVPHTLKSSRSPKQFVDYQNDVTAAGIELAVREGFESIEHIKRYTAMGFGTDQGKLGNINGMAIAARAMNKSIAETGTTVFRPNYTPVTFAAFAGRNAHHLFDPARFTAMHDWHVKQGAEFEDVGQWKRPWFFPKSGEDMHQAVNRECVAVRQSVGILDASTLGKIDIQGTGAREFLARIYTNAWAKLTPGNCRYGLMCKEDGMVFDDGVTACINDNHFVMTTTTGGAAGVLQWLELWHQTEWPELEVYFSSVTDHWSTMTVTGPNSRKVLEKICTDVDLSGENFPFMGWRDATIAGVRGRIFRISFTGELSFEINVQANYGLTVWEAVMEAGAEFNITPYGTETMHVLRAEKGFIIVGQDTDGSVTPFDLGMDWCVGKTKPFPFIGQRSWTREDTVRTDRKQLVGLKCKEAATVIPEGAQIVLEPNHPVPVPMVGHVSSSYYSANLGHNIAMGVVKGGLSRMGETVYCPLADGRVLEVEITSPVFYDPKGERQHV from the coding sequence ATGAGTCAGCCGCATCGTCTTCAGGGCAAAGGTCGAGTAGACCACGGTAAAACGCTTAGCTTTATTTTTAACGGCAAGCGTTATCAGGGACTGTCAGGCGACACCATCGCCTCGGCTTTGCTGGCTAACGGCGTCGACGTGGTCGGTCGCTCTTTCAAATATTCACGTCCGCGTGGCATTATGGCCGCCGGTGCCGAAGAGCCGAACTGCATCTTGCAGGTAGGTTGCTCAGAAGCCACCATGATCCCCAATATTCGGGGTACTCAGGCCGAGTTGTACGATGGCCTGACGGCCACCAGCACCAATGGCTGGCCAAACGTAGACAAAGATATCATGGGCGTAATGGGTAAGCTCGGCGGCAGCATGATGCCCCCCGGTTTCTACTACAAGACCTTTATGTATCCTCAGTCCATGTGGCCGAAATACGAACATCTGATCCGTAAAGCTGCCGGTCTGGGCCGCGTGCCTAAAGCCAATGACCCGGATACCTACGACAAGCTGAACCACCATTGCGATCTGTTGGTGGCCGGTGGTGGCGCCGCAGGTTTGGCGGCCGCGTTAGCGGCGGGCCGACGTGGTGCACGAGTGATTCTGGTTGATGAACAAAACGAGTTTGGCGGTCATTTACTGCACAGTACTCAACCCATCAACGGCCAAGCGCCGCAGTTATGGGTGCAGGCAGTCGTAAAAGAACTGCAGGCGCTGCCTGATGTTACCTTGCTGCCTCGCAGCACGGTGGCTGGCTACTACGATCATAACTTTTTAACTGTGCTAGAACGCCGTACCGATCACTTGGGTGAGCGTGTTTCTGATAAAACTCGCCAGCGTTTACACCGTATTCGCGCCAAGCAAGTGCTACTGGCCACCGGTGCACACGAACGTCCATTGGTTTATGGCAACAACGACTTGCCCGGTACCTATGTAGCCAGTGCGCTGTCTACCTACGTTAACCGCTATGGCGTGACCCCAGGTCAGCGCTTGGTGCTGATGACGTGTAACGATTACGGCTATCAAGCTGCTATCGATTGGTTGGATGCAGGCCGCGAAGTTGTGGCAGTGATCGACAGTCGTCCTCAACCGAGCGGCATGCGCTATTTGGCACTCAAAGCTCGCGGCGTGAAGATTTATACCGGTCACGGCTTAATTGAAGCTGTTGGCAAAAAGCGAGTAACTGCGGCTAAAGTGGCAAAACTATCTAGCGATGCCAGCCAAGTTACCGGTAAAGCCGAGACCTTAGCTTGCGACATTATCGCTACTTCAGGTGGTTGGAGCCCGGTAGTACACTTGTCGGCTCACACCGGTTCGCGCCCCGTCTGGAACGACGACATTATTGGCTTTGTGCCTGGCGAAACCGTGCAAAAGCAGTTACTGGCCGGTGGTGTACAAGGTAGCTATCAGTTATCGACTGTATTGGCCGAAGGTCTGGCCGCGGGCAAAGCTGCCGCCGAGGCAACTGGCTATGGCGAGATTTCTGCCGATGTAGTAGATGCCGATATCGTTACCGAAGATCCAAAAGAAGATGCGGCGCAAGCGCTGTTTATGGTGCCTCACACATTGAAGAGCAGTCGCTCGCCCAAGCAATTTGTGGATTACCAAAACGACGTAACGGCAGCGGGTATTGAGCTGGCCGTGCGCGAGGGCTTTGAGTCCATCGAGCACATCAAGCGCTATACCGCCATGGGTTTTGGTACCGATCAGGGCAAGTTGGGTAATATCAACGGCATGGCCATTGCGGCCCGCGCCATGAATAAGAGCATTGCTGAAACGGGTACCACGGTATTCCGTCCTAACTACACGCCGGTGACCTTTGCCGCCTTTGCTGGACGTAATGCGCACCACCTGTTTGACCCGGCTCGTTTTACTGCCATGCACGACTGGCATGTAAAGCAAGGCGCTGAGTTTGAAGATGTAGGACAGTGGAAGCGCCCTTGGTTTTTCCCAAAATCTGGCGAAGACATGCACCAAGCGGTTAACCGCGAGTGTGTAGCTGTACGTCAGAGCGTGGGCATTTTGGATGCCTCTACGCTGGGCAAAATTGATATTCAAGGTACCGGTGCCCGTGAATTTTTAGCGCGCATTTACACTAACGCCTGGGCTAAGTTAACCCCCGGTAACTGCCGCTACGGCTTAATGTGTAAAGAAGACGGTATGGTGTTTGACGATGGGGTAACTGCCTGCATCAACGATAACCATTTTGTGATGACTACTACCACCGGCGGCGCCGCAGGCGTACTGCAGTGGCTGGAATTATGGCACCAGACCGAGTGGCCAGAGCTGGAAGTGTATTTCTCTTCCGTAACCGATCACTGGTCAACCATGACGGTGACTGGCCCTAATAGCCGCAAGGTACTGGAAAAAATCTGTACTGATGTCGACCTGTCGGGCGAGAACTTCCCCTTCATGGGCTGGCGTGATGCCACCATTGCTGGGGTGCGCGGACGTATCTTCCGTATCTCGTTTACTGGTGAGCTGAGCTTTGAGATTAACGTGCAAGCCAACTACGGTTTGACCGTGTGGGAAGCCGTGATGGAAGCGGGTGCCGAGTTTAATATTACGCCTTACGGCACCGAAACCATGCACGTACTGCGGGCAGAGAAGGGCTTTATTATCGTCGGTCAAGACACCGATGGCTCGGTAACTCCGTTCGACTTAGGCATGGACTGGTGTGTAGGTAAAACCAAGCCGTTCCCCTTTATTGGTCAGCGTTCTTGGACCCGTGAAGACACGGTACGTACCGACCGCAAACAGCTGGTTGGACTCAAGTGTAAAGAAGCGGCCACGGTTATTCCTGAGGGCGCACAAATTGTACTGGAGCCTAACCATCCAGTGCCGGTACCCATGGTGGGCCATGTGTCATCCAGCTATTACAGCGCCAACCTAGGCCACAATATTGCCATGGGTGTGGTTAAAGGCGGATTAAGCCGCATGGGTGAAACGGTTTACTGCCCGCTGGCCGATGGTCGCGTGTTGGAAGTCGAAATCACCAGCCCTGTATTTTATGATCCAAAAGGAGAGCGTCAGCATGTCTAA
- the glyA gene encoding serine hydroxymethyltransferase, with protein sequence MFNTRTRIQDMDPTLWAAMEEEAVRQEQHIELIASENYTSPAVMQAQGSVLTNKYAEGYPGKRYYGGCEAVDKVEQLAIDRAKELFGADFANVQPHSGSQANAAVYMALCNPGDTVLGMSLADGGHLTHGAKVSFSGKMYNPVQYGLDEATGEVDYDQVEQLALEHKPKMIVAGFSAYSKVMDWARFRAIADKVGAYLFVDMAHVAGLVAAGQYPNPVPHAHVVTTTTHKTLRGPRGGLILTKGQPDLERKLNAAVFPGSQGGPQMHAIAGKAVAFAEALTPEFVDYQKAVVANARAMVQVFQDRGFDVVSNGTDNHLFLLDLSAKGITGKDADQVLGTANITVNKNAVPNDPQSPFVTSGLRLGTPAVTTRGFQEEHCRKLAGWICDILEHMDDPAVIVAVKDQVASLCNSFPVYR encoded by the coding sequence ATGTTTAACACCCGCACCCGTATTCAAGACATGGACCCTACATTGTGGGCGGCCATGGAAGAAGAAGCCGTTCGCCAAGAACAACACATTGAGCTGATCGCTTCAGAAAACTACACCAGCCCGGCCGTAATGCAAGCGCAAGGCTCGGTACTGACTAACAAGTATGCAGAAGGTTATCCTGGCAAGCGCTATTACGGCGGTTGTGAAGCGGTAGACAAGGTAGAGCAGTTAGCCATCGATCGCGCCAAAGAACTATTCGGCGCCGATTTTGCCAACGTACAGCCTCATTCTGGCTCTCAAGCCAATGCCGCCGTTTATATGGCGTTGTGTAACCCAGGCGATACCGTGCTGGGCATGAGCTTGGCCGACGGTGGCCACTTGACTCATGGCGCTAAGGTTAGCTTTTCTGGCAAAATGTATAATCCCGTGCAGTACGGCTTAGACGAAGCTACCGGCGAGGTGGACTACGACCAAGTTGAGCAGCTAGCACTTGAGCATAAGCCGAAGATGATAGTGGCCGGTTTCTCTGCTTACTCCAAAGTAATGGACTGGGCGCGCTTCCGTGCCATTGCCGACAAAGTAGGCGCTTATCTGTTTGTTGACATGGCTCACGTGGCCGGTTTGGTAGCGGCGGGTCAATACCCAAACCCAGTGCCTCATGCACATGTGGTAACCACTACAACTCACAAAACATTACGTGGCCCTCGTGGCGGCTTGATCTTGACTAAAGGCCAGCCAGATCTCGAGAGGAAGCTTAACGCTGCTGTGTTCCCTGGCAGCCAGGGTGGCCCACAAATGCACGCCATTGCGGGCAAGGCCGTGGCTTTTGCCGAAGCACTAACACCTGAATTTGTCGATTATCAAAAAGCGGTAGTAGCTAATGCGCGCGCTATGGTGCAGGTCTTTCAAGACCGTGGTTTCGATGTGGTATCGAACGGAACAGATAATCACCTGTTTTTGCTCGACTTGTCGGCCAAAGGCATTACCGGTAAAGACGCCGATCAGGTGCTGGGCACTGCCAATATTACGGTAAATAAGAATGCGGTACCTAACGATCCTCAGTCCCCCTTTGTGACTTCGGGTTTGCGTTTGGGTACCCCTGCAGTAACGACTCGTGGTTTCCAGGAAGAGCATTGCCGCAAGCTAGCGGGCTGGATCTGCGACATTTTAGAACATATGGACGATCCGGCAGTGATTGTTGCGGTGAAGGACCAGGTTGCCAGCCTGTGCAATAGCTTCCCAGTATATCGCTAA
- a CDS encoding sarcosine oxidase subunit beta family protein, producing the protein MQKYSGFGLLKHALTHHENWQRVWHNPKPKAGGYDVIIVGGGGHGLATAYYLAKVHGITNVAVIEKGYLGGGNTARNTTIVRSNYLWDESAQLYEHSMKLWEGLAQELNYNLMFSQRGVLNLGHTMQDMRDIERRVNANRLNGIDGEVLSTKQVQDLVPILDCSKNSRYPVLGASWQPRGGTARHDAVAWGYARAADALGVHLIQQTEVTGIRRENGAVTGVETTQGFIAAPKVACVTAGNSGVMAKMVGMQLPLESHPLQAMVSEPVKPILDTVVMSNHVHGYISQSDKGDLVIGAGIDSYLGYGQRGSFPTVEETMAAIVELFPIFSRVRLNRTWGGIVDTCPDACPIISKTHIKGLYFNCGWGTGGFKAIPGSGHVFAHTVAKDEPHPLAKAFHVDRFTSGHLIDEHGAAGVAH; encoded by the coding sequence ATGCAGAAATATTCCGGATTCGGGCTCCTTAAGCACGCTTTGACGCACCATGAAAATTGGCAGCGGGTATGGCACAACCCCAAGCCCAAGGCTGGGGGTTACGATGTGATTATCGTTGGCGGTGGCGGCCATGGGCTGGCCACGGCTTATTACCTGGCAAAAGTACATGGCATCACCAATGTAGCTGTCATCGAAAAAGGTTATCTGGGCGGTGGTAACACGGCGCGTAATACCACTATCGTACGTTCCAACTACTTGTGGGACGAGTCGGCTCAGCTGTATGAGCACTCCATGAAACTGTGGGAAGGCCTGGCGCAGGAATTGAACTACAACCTGATGTTCAGTCAGCGCGGCGTGCTCAACTTGGGCCACACCATGCAGGACATGCGCGACATTGAGCGCCGAGTAAACGCCAACCGCCTGAACGGCATTGATGGCGAAGTACTCAGTACCAAGCAGGTGCAAGATTTAGTGCCCATTCTGGATTGCTCCAAGAATTCCCGCTATCCAGTGCTGGGTGCCTCTTGGCAGCCGCGCGGTGGTACCGCCCGTCACGACGCCGTGGCCTGGGGCTATGCCCGTGCCGCCGATGCTTTGGGTGTACACCTGATCCAGCAGACCGAAGTGACCGGCATCCGCCGCGAAAACGGTGCCGTGACCGGTGTAGAAACCACGCAAGGCTTTATTGCTGCGCCCAAGGTAGCGTGTGTTACTGCCGGTAACTCGGGCGTAATGGCTAAGATGGTAGGCATGCAGTTGCCGCTAGAATCTCATCCATTGCAGGCCATGGTGTCCGAGCCGGTCAAACCGATACTGGATACGGTAGTGATGTCTAACCATGTGCATGGTTATATCTCTCAGTCTGATAAGGGTGACCTAGTTATTGGCGCCGGTATCGATAGTTACTTGGGTTACGGCCAGCGCGGTTCCTTCCCGACAGTGGAAGAAACGATGGCAGCGATTGTGGAACTGTTCCCGATTTTCAGCCGAGTGCGACTCAACCGTACTTGGGGCGGAATTGTTGACACCTGTCCTGATGCCTGTCCGATTATTTCCAAGACGCACATCAAGGGCCTGTATTTCAACTGCGGCTGGGGCACTGGTGGCTTTAAGGCCATCCCAGGCTCGGGCCACGTATTTGCTCACACTGTCGCCAAGGATGAGCCGCATCCTCTGGCCAAGGCATTCCACGTAGACCGCTTTACCAGCGGCCACTTAATCGATGAGCACGGCGCGGCCGGCGTAGCCCACTGA
- a CDS encoding sarcosine oxidase subunit delta, producing MLNIHCPHCGELREEEEFNYGGEAHIARPADPSAISDAEWAKYLFMRKNPRGLHHEMWYHASGCRKFFNATRHTVTYEIQETYKVGEQPQKGDQS from the coding sequence ATGTTAAATATTCACTGTCCGCATTGCGGCGAGCTTCGCGAAGAAGAAGAGTTTAACTATGGCGGCGAGGCACACATTGCCCGCCCGGCCGACCCCAGCGCGATCAGCGATGCAGAATGGGCTAAGTATTTATTTATGCGTAAAAACCCGCGTGGCCTACACCATGAAATGTGGTATCACGCCTCAGGTTGTCGCAAGTTCTTTAACGCAACGCGCCACACAGTGACCTACGAAATTCAGGAAACTTACAAAGTGGGCGAACAGCCCCAGAAAGGAGACCAGTCATGA